From the Candoia aspera isolate rCanAsp1 chromosome 3, rCanAsp1.hap2, whole genome shotgun sequence genome, the window TTTCTCATGTTTGAAATTCTTCAGCAAATATGTTGTGGAAAAGGGCACATGCTAATCAGGATCAAGTACAATCTAAATCAAACATTCGTTAATAGGTGGTAAGGAATGGTTTTGATGTCACTGATTTAGAATTGATGTTGCTGATTGATGAAAATGTGGGCGGTTTAGAGTTGGGATGACGCGCCGTAGTGTGTTACCTAAATGATGTTACTCTAAATAGCCATTAACAGTGCtatgaaaacataataaaatgttgTTTTGTCAATATTACTAAAGCTTATGTTTTAAAACTCCTCAGGGGTTATGGCTTTGTCAGATTTTCTGATGAAGGCGATATGATGAGAGCACTGCAAGATTGTCAGAATGCACCTGGTCTAGGTGGAAAACGAATCCGATTGACTTTAGGAATTTCTAAAAGGTAGTTGATGAGAAATTAACAAATCTTTTGGAAATCAAATCTCTTATGAACCTGTTGTTTGTATCTGATTACTAAAggactttgattttttaaaaatgtttctcaaaatgttttgctttccttttctaaTAATACAGTTTTTGTAAGAATCACTATATAGGCGGGTCAGCTtccagttttctttaaaaagtgctgGATTAATGTACCCCTGAAaggtttttcaggccttggggaacccctgcacattctggctcaaatataggccaaagttataatatattcattttatgtgtaggcctgtgcattaacagtgttcttaaactaaaaatacagaatgaaacttacctctttaatgtgaagttgcccgaatttgaaataatctttaaaataaatcatgatctcccagggaacccttggTCACCacttgtggaactctagggttgaGAAACCATGCTCTAGAGGTACTGTGAACTGGAGAAGTTGGGGAATCTTTGCTGTATAATGTTTTTTCACAATACGTTctcttaaatatataatttaatttgcATAGTGGAATGGTTTTGGTATGTGTGTGCCAAGCAAAGATAACTTGGCTGAAAGTAAATTGAAACAGAAGAAATACATAAGAGAGAATAGGAGTTTCGTCATTTGAAGTGACAGTAGAGTTATCCACAGCAGCTTTTTCTAAGAAATTTGGATTTTCAATGTTTTTACTAGACTTTTCCTATCCTATTCAGTTGTAAACAGTGCTCTTAAGAAATTCTAACTTAAGCTTTTCCCCTTGTGTTTTAGACTGAAAGCAGAATTTCAGAGGTACCAGCCCTATAGTTATAATGACTATTACCAAGACTATCAAAACTATTACCGCCAGTACAATTATGATAGAAATGAGCGCTATGAACGCTTCGATCGCTTTGACCGTTTTGATCGAGGCAGCCGCTTTGGTGATCGTTTTCCTGAACGTTACCCTGAGCATTTTGGTGATCGTTTTCCCGAACGTTATGCTGAGCGATTTGGTTCTCGTTTTGGTGAACGCTATGACTATCCTGAGTATGGAGATTATCCTGAATATGCAGATTATAATGCTGACTATAGTGATTATAATTATAGTTATGCATCTTATGAAAGGATGCAGCCCACTGGAAATATGGGACAACAAGCAATGAATCCAGCTGTATTTCAGGTATTCACATAAATCAAATTAGAGTCAATTTTTCCTAGGGCTGCCTTCATGACCCTTTGCCTTCCAGAGCTGTTGGAGTTCAACTCTCTTAATTTCCAGCTGTACTACCTGAAGATTACAAGTTTTGAAGTTGAATATTTCTGGAACCAGCAGggttcagacttttttttttaatgttttaaatgtcTTGGCTGCTTTTCAGTGTCTTAACCTGCAGTAACTTAATATTTGAAAAGGAGGCATTGAAAAGGCATCCTGGATAAATGTTTCTTAGGTCTGTATTTTTGTGACACGTTGTTTGAATTTCAGATAGCAATGTCCATTTTTCATTAAAAGGGTGTTTTGCCCATTCATATAACTGTTAAAATGGGTATGAACAACTACAAAACATTAGAAGACAAACTGACAAAACTCAGATAAGCTCTTCCTAAATAAGTAAAACACTGCTCAATCCTTTCTTTTCCCAGGCAAAACACTTCGTATACGCCACTCCCTCCCCACACAATACATAAGCCATTCTAAAACCCACTGAACTCTCTCACAGAAGGCAACACACACAATACTATTGCTTCACTCCTTGAAACTTGTTCTAATCCTCCTGAATGACCCTGTTTCTCTGCTAGTTCTCCTGAAGGCCCTTGAGGTGGTGCTTCAGTTTTTGTGCATGTCAGCTTCCCTgactctccctcccttttttaatCAAAGAATTCTTTTGAAAAATCAGGAGAAATAAAGATAAGGAAATTTGGCAAAAGTCGAGTGTCTATGAGCATTCCATTTAGAATTCTAAATTTAGTACCACATTCATGAAGATTCCTTCCAATTGTTTTTACAGCAAGATTACAAAATATGAACAgtacaaaaatacagaaataattaacaacaaaacattaaagcagttaaaaactaaacaaaaccaagaagaagaagagaaacccCCCCCTTAACAATACAAAACATCTGAAACATGTATTAAACATACAGAAATAGCTGGTTTACAAAAAAATCTTATACTGTATTGTTACCAAGTAGAAAGAGTACAAACATTACCTAAGAATTTACAACATTTACATTCTgttgtaaaatatcataaaacctATGTCAAAGGAGaacatgtttcttctttttctggttAGTTAATGTTGCCTTTTTGAAACtggataaattacacatttctaGAATTCAGTCCTTACTATTTGAACTagtatcacttttccaatttcttagaatattttttttagaaactcCCCATGCCCAATACAACCATAATATTCTAAAGACAGTCAGATTCCAAACTATATTTTGGGATATAATTCATCATGCTAACAGCTTTATCATTTAGAGATTTCCACAATTGAAATGCTATTCCAAAAAGATACCAACAGTTCACAAGACCAGATCATGTGGTCAGTTATCCCTCAACATTCTATATTTGCAACAAAGAAAATCcaatgtccatcctttcaaatatattCTTCAGGTAGTCCAGTAGATTTTAAATTTTTTGATTAATCAATTTTAGTTTCAAATCCATCAATACTACTTCGACATTTTTAAGCACTTGCATGTATTAATGTGGCATTTTTGGAGATTTAATCCATTATTAATAAAGCTCATTAGTATCTACTTGGAAAACGTTAACTTTTGGACTCCGTGGTGTACAATAgttgcagtttttgttttttgttttttacttcagCATGCTTTGATGGCCCAATATGGGCCAAATGCCTTGACCACTTCAAAGGTACCTGAGGTGCTTTCTTATTTGACGGAATGTACAGTACAACTTAAACCCACAACGTATCTTTACAAGTCCAAGTGGTCTCTTGTATTTCTCCATGCCCCCTCCAAATATCTGGGAGAAGTATTTCACTAACATTTTCTATTAATTGTTGCCTTAATGTTGGTCTGTTGCTAAGGATTATCAgaattttttgtttaaaacaaactatgccaggtttttaaaataagttggATCCATAATCTTTGCTCCAGAATTCACTTTTTAAGAAGCTAATCAGAGTTCTTTGTCTACACCTGGCCCATacattgtgggaagccaggattagtggaaaataaaactgaaaagtgaAGTGGTTCTGATCATGTAGGAGGCAAGAAGAGCATGCAAATCAAGAGTCATGTGCATTTTTGTATGATTGTCCCCCCCCACTGTATTGAAAGAGTGAATATGTATATGActtcagtttttttctctttactaTGAAAAGTAgacattaattttaaagaaattaaaaatctttttttttctttttttctttttttttttaggatactTCTGGTATGGTTATAAATGATGATCTAATAACAGAAGGTAATGTTGATATTAATAGTATTTCCATATAGAATTAGCTCCTAAACTAGTTTCTCTGACAAGATCTCTGAAAACTTAAATGTTCCAGAAGAACTACTTCGTTTTGCTCATTAAAAAGATTCTGTACTACAGATATATTTCATTTCCCATTagccacatattttttttttataattcacTTTTCCAAGTATAAGATTCATTATCCTATATAACAGTGACAGTGGTCCAAGTAACATTGCAAGAAGCCCATTAAGGGCTGTGGAAAAAGTTAAGTAGTAACACAGTATAAAGcaaattgtttttgaaatttaAACTGTAGCAGAGAAGGTGGTTACTGTATTAATTATAGTCCCCTTTCTTAATCTTTTCTGTTAAGTATGTGCATGCTGATTCTCCTCCGAAtcatgggggagggagggaggcatttTGGGATTTCTGGAAGTAAGTCTTCTGAACTGGAAGCAGTCTGAGATGTTCTAGACataatgttttggaagaaatagGCTTATTTCAGGGCTGAACCAGCCTGGAAAAACCTTGAACTACTTCCTGGTTGGAGATTTATTTCTGGGAACTACTGAAATACCCTCTGGAAATGCATGATTTAGAATGGAAAGTTCAGTTCCTGGATCAACATGTTTTGCACATCCTTAGCATGATTATCAATAGGGTAAGAATATGTTGCAACTCAAGCTAGTTATAATTCACTTTAGATCAGAATATTTTCAGGGCACAAGAATTATCTTCATATTTCTGATTCTTTTCCACATAATctcaaaattaaaaatgttattgaatatatttgttgttttcagAAGAGGTAGCCATATTAGACCTtagcaacaaaaacaaaacaaaaaatcttatGGTTCCTTAAAGAGTAAGTAATGTATTGTTCATGAAAGGTTAAGTGATAATAAATTCATTAGTGTTTAAGGTGCGCCAAATTTCTTTGTTGaatatattcaatattttttGGAAAATGGAACAAAGGGAACTTGGTAATCTTCAGCTgatttggactacaattctccTAATATCTGGCCATCTCCACTAGGTTTATGTGGGTTGTAGCCTGtaacatctgaagggcatcagattatttattttatatttaaaaggtTTTCCTCAGCACAATAGTAGTTCTGTCAGTGGTTTGCTTACTGACTTTTGTTTGCTTGAACAGATCCACAACTCAACATAGATGTTCATAGAATGAACAGAGAATTTATGGTGAGGAGTGAAGAACTCTTCGACACACTTATGAGCTGTCATTGGCAACCTCTGGATACAGTCACCTCTGAGATCCCTACTGCTTACTAAAAGTGTCTTATGTTAACACCATAGCATGACTATTTTGACCAAGGTGCTAAATTGACATTTCTTCTACATTACTTTAGATCCTAAATTTTAAAGCACAGtgttggattattattatttttttgcaatgCTTTGATGGCCTTTGTAATTTCGTTCATCAGTATCTTGAAATCATGTAAATATTCTGGAAATGTAAAGAGTTAAATATGGACTTGCTtatgtaaataataaaacttTGTTTCTGCAAACATGCTGGTAGAAACTTACTCTTTTATCATAAAGTATGTGCCTGCTTATTATTCAGTACTTAGGTCCTCAGAGGTATACTAGCCCAGTTGATCTCTAGTAGAGATGGAATTGAAGTAGGTGGACTTTTAGTTCCATCTGGCAAGTTGACATGCAAGACAATATATAAGAACATAGTCCATGTATTTATTGGTATCTGATGTCTTGCTAtgatcattttattaaaatacccATTTTAAAAGCAAGTAACTTCAGTGTCTGAGAATGCATTCTGATTGGTTATACTTTCATAGTAGTTGCAGAAATGGAAAGAGTGGTATAAACAGTTCTGGCATGCAACATTACCAATTTTAATAGTGAACTAGTATAGTAATCCTTGAACTAAACCTTACATTCTTGCTGGTGATATAACTGATGTTTCACCAAGAAATTTAAGTTGTCCAGTATATATGCCCCGGGTGGAGCAGCAGAGGAACGCGGCGGACCTTTGGGGCAGCTGTTCTCTGGCCTTGACACCTGCAGTCGGCATTGGAGGCAGCGGGAGCCCCCCCCCCGGTGGAGCAGCAGAGCGCAGCGGAGCGGAGGAACACAGCGGACCTTTGGGGTGGCCGCTGACTCTGTGGAGCCTCCGTGGATGAGGGAGCCTCCTGTGGATTCGGGGAGACCTCTGTGGACCCAGGTGGACCCTGGATGCCTGGTTGGACTCGGAGGCCCTGGCAGATGCCTGATAGAACGCGGCAGTGTGTGTACGATTCTAGAGAATGCGGCAGGCCCTGGGGCGGTTTCCCTTCGTGGGAAACGGTGGACACGGCTTCCTTGGGACAGCGGTGGACCCAGGTTGACCGCAGGAGATCTTCAGTGGGCCTGGGTGGACCCTGCCAGACCCGAGAGACCCTGGCAGATCTGGACAGCCTCCACAAGGTGGCAGAAGACTGGAGATCTTGGAGGTGGAGTCCCATGGTGTGGACCAGAGGACCGCGGGCCCCTGGGTGGACcttgtgatctctggcaggactctGGTGGAACACTCATAGACATCATTGGACTGGGGATTGTCGGGGTTCTCGGGCTCTGTGTCTGGGGGTCTGTGGAATGCCCGTTTGTTAGAAGCAGCAGAGTGGTTTGGTGGGTccctcagagtgagtgtgggcttacctCCGGGGGTGAGAGTACACGAAGGGAGCCCAAGATTGAATGGGGTGTGTAAGAGTACCCATCCCTGAGTGAgaggaggtgggtaggaatgggtggggtgccccccccCCGTGACCAGTGAGAATGGTGGGATGGACACAGTGAGTGGATGGGGGGGTAGGCTCCAACAGCTCCGAGACcaggagctggtgcgctggagggcctgcctccacctgaggttgacagggtgggaggatgtgtgcatgggggaggggactcTTGCGTTATCCCAGGGTGGCCGGTGGttcgggagtggaggcaactgggcctggcgacttggggttgtagggcgggtttcactattgaggtggtgacgggccggggatgttatgacgggaactggagggcaggccatttccGGGGAAGACGCTCCTGGTGTCTGTTACCGGTAGCCTGTTCCagccctccaggttcataccaggtcctggtcagcagatccctgagggccctggtctccggctactgcttctgaacaccaggtcagtcaacaacaaagccccccttataagtgacttgattgcagaggagggggcagacctggcatatatcaccaagacctggctgggtcaggaagggggggtagccctttcagaaatgtgctcggccgggtttcaggtgtggcacgaGCCGCgacaccggggcaggggaggtgtggtagttgtcatccaagaatctctagtagccttcaggggcactgctccacaggtagccagttgtgagaccctgtttctcaagttgggcacccgagaacagttgggagtgttgctgctgtaccagcctccctgctgcgtggcaacctccctgcctgagcttcttgaggccatctcagggttggtggtggagttccccaggcttatggtcttgggggacttcaacctaccttccctggggcatgccttggatgcggctcaggagttcatggctaccatggcagccatgggcctgtctcagatcattcgggacccaactcgagacagtggcctcactctggacttggttttcttgtcggagcagtggcaatgtgatctgaggggagaggtagatctgtccccattgtcatggtcagaccacaccctggtggccctgagattctcttgtgctgcccccctccgcagggaggcaggacccattcaattggtccgcccctggcgactgatggacccagtgaggttttagaaggagctgggggttatacccgggga encodes:
- the LOC134494035 gene encoding tRNA selenocysteine 1-associated protein 1-like isoform X4, which codes for MASQDTVGKAKKESLPLWWRSPHKKRKKKSKARAGRPDFTSIPSRPEFVRQEFVRPEFSRPEFAIFVGELTPEVDDFLLYDYFFKKYPSCVDCKVATDLLGYSRGYGFVRFSDEGDMMRALQDCQNAPGLGGKRIRLTLGISKRLKAEFQRYQPYSYNDYYQDYQNYYRQYNYDRNERYERFDRFDRFDRGSRFGDRFPERYPEHFGDRFPERYAERFGSRFGERYDYPEYGDYPEYADYNADYSDYNYSYASYERMQPTGNMGQQAMNPAVFQDTSGMVINDDLITEDPQLNIDVHRMNREFMVRSEELFDTLMSCHWQPLDTVTSEIPTAY
- the LOC134494035 gene encoding tRNA selenocysteine 1-associated protein 1-like isoform X5, whose product is MAFHTILWLCYFCQAFSPEAAFPHGRRRERWDPRLLSRERPEFVRQEFVRPEFSRPEFAIFVGELTPEVDDFLLYDYFFKKYPSCVDCKVATDLLGYSRGYGFVRFSDEGDMMRALQDCQNAPGLGGKRIRLTLGISKRLKAEFQRYQPYSYNDYYQDYQNYYRQYNYDRNERYERFDRFDRFDRGSRFGDRFPERYPEHFGDRFPERYAERFGSRFGERYDYPEYGDYPEYADYNADYSDYNYSYASYERMQPTGNMGQQAMNPAVFQDTSGMVINDDLITEDPQLNIDVHRMNREFMVRSEELFDTLMSCHWQPLDTVTSEIPTAY
- the LOC134494035 gene encoding tRNA selenocysteine 1-associated protein 1-like isoform X1 translates to MGPQASVKGKQDTVGKAKKESLPLWWRSPHKKRKKKSKARAGRPDFTSIPSRPEFVRQEFVRPEFSRPEFAIFVGELTPEVDDFLLYDYFFKKYPSCVDCKVATDLLGYSRGYGFVRFSDEGDMMRALQDCQNAPGLGGKRIRLTLGISKRLKAEFQRYQPYSYNDYYQDYQNYYRQYNYDRNERYERFDRFDRFDRGSRFGDRFPERYPEHFGDRFPERYAERFGSRFGERYDYPEYGDYPEYADYNADYSDYNYSYASYERMQPTGNMGQQAMNPAVFQDTSGMVINDDLITEDPQLNIDVHRMNREFMVRSEELFDTLMSCHWQPLDTVTSEIPTAY
- the LOC134494035 gene encoding tRNA selenocysteine 1-associated protein 1-like isoform X3, producing the protein MASQQDTVGKAKKESLPLWWRSPHKKRKKKSKARAGRPDFTSIPSRPEFVRQEFVRPEFSRPEFAIFVGELTPEVDDFLLYDYFFKKYPSCVDCKVATDLLGYSRGYGFVRFSDEGDMMRALQDCQNAPGLGGKRIRLTLGISKRLKAEFQRYQPYSYNDYYQDYQNYYRQYNYDRNERYERFDRFDRFDRGSRFGDRFPERYPEHFGDRFPERYAERFGSRFGERYDYPEYGDYPEYADYNADYSDYNYSYASYERMQPTGNMGQQAMNPAVFQDTSGMVINDDLITEDPQLNIDVHRMNREFMVRSEELFDTLMSCHWQPLDTVTSEIPTAY
- the LOC134494035 gene encoding tRNA selenocysteine 1-associated protein 1-like isoform X2, whose amino-acid sequence is MGPQASVKGKDTVGKAKKESLPLWWRSPHKKRKKKSKARAGRPDFTSIPSRPEFVRQEFVRPEFSRPEFAIFVGELTPEVDDFLLYDYFFKKYPSCVDCKVATDLLGYSRGYGFVRFSDEGDMMRALQDCQNAPGLGGKRIRLTLGISKRLKAEFQRYQPYSYNDYYQDYQNYYRQYNYDRNERYERFDRFDRFDRGSRFGDRFPERYPEHFGDRFPERYAERFGSRFGERYDYPEYGDYPEYADYNADYSDYNYSYASYERMQPTGNMGQQAMNPAVFQDTSGMVINDDLITEDPQLNIDVHRMNREFMVRSEELFDTLMSCHWQPLDTVTSEIPTAY